From the Xenorhabdus ishibashii genome, one window contains:
- a CDS encoding aldo/keto reductase has protein sequence MFIDHFTYFISEGIGVTPWSPLARGKLAKKTDTTRTQSDKVLSWLYEPAKQSDEKIISVLHDLAASKACKPAHVALAWLLSKPSIASPIVGVTSVEQLIDNTCCMNASLSNDEIAALEEFYTPHMRAELS, from the coding sequence ATTTTTATTGACCACTTCACTTATTTTATTTCCGAAGGAATTGGGGTTACACCATGGAGTCCATTGGCCAGAGGTAAACTTGCAAAGAAGACTGATACTACTCGTACACAATCTGACAAGGTATTGTCATGGCTATATGAGCCCGCAAAGCAGAGTGATGAAAAAATAATTTCTGTTCTACATGACCTCGCAGCAAGTAAAGCATGTAAGCCTGCACATGTAGCTTTAGCTTGGTTGTTATCTAAACCATCAATCGCTTCACCAATTGTTGGTGTGACATCAGTAGAGCAACTTATAGACAATACTTGTTGTATGAATGCATCTCTTAGTAATGATGAAATTGCTGCACTGGAGGAGTTCTATACTCCGCATATGAGAGCCGAGTTATCCTAA
- a CDS encoding IS5 family transposase translates to MPRTMLTDLQWNKLSALMQHAGWIYHKPEHRLTVEGILYRMRTSVPWRDLPPEFGKWNSVFQRFNAWSKKGVLQLIFKWLSGFADREWLFIDGSIVRAHQHSAGAASDDDEAIGKSCGGRSTKIHLAVDSYGLPVHFELSGGQVHDIVHAESLVEQSPPSDFVIADKGYDSQAFRNHIEQQGATPIIPYRKNSRKSDKQIDKCLYRYRHLVENAFARVKHFRAIATRYDKLERNYASILALAFIIVWLPMWVE, encoded by the coding sequence ATGCCGCGAACTATGTTAACAGATCTCCAATGGAATAAGCTATCTGCGTTAATGCAACATGCGGGTTGGATTTATCACAAACCTGAACACCGTTTGACCGTTGAAGGCATTCTTTACCGAATGAGAACGAGCGTTCCCTGGCGCGATTTACCGCCAGAATTCGGCAAATGGAATAGTGTCTTTCAACGTTTCAATGCGTGGTCAAAGAAAGGGGTTTTACAGCTCATTTTCAAGTGGTTATCTGGGTTTGCTGATAGGGAATGGTTGTTTATTGATGGGAGTATCGTCCGTGCTCATCAGCACAGTGCCGGAGCGGCTTCAGATGATGATGAGGCGATTGGCAAAAGTTGTGGTGGACGTTCAACCAAAATTCATTTGGCCGTCGATAGTTATGGCTTGCCTGTTCATTTTGAATTGTCCGGGGGACAAGTGCATGACATTGTTCATGCTGAAAGTTTAGTCGAACAATCGCCCCCTTCGGACTTTGTGATAGCTGACAAAGGGTACGACAGTCAGGCTTTCAGAAATCATATTGAACAGCAAGGAGCAACGCCGATTATTCCCTACCGGAAAAATAGCCGAAAATCGGATAAACAGATTGATAAATGTTTATATCGTTATCGTCATTTGGTGGAGAATGCGTTCGCTAGGGTTAAACATTTTCGTGCAATAGCAACAAGATACGATAAGCTTGAACGGAATTACGCCAGTATATTGGCTCTGGCGTTTATCATTGTCTGGTTGCCCATGTGGGTTGAATGA
- a CDS encoding trans-sulfuration enzyme family protein, whose translation MAKFDRTKNKIKFDTQSVHAGYVPDHTGAVMPAIYATSTYAQPAPGQHTGYEYSRSGNPTRDALERAIAELENGTRGYAFGSGLAASSTILELLDKDSHIIAVDDLYGGTYRLLEKVRRRTAGLRVTYIEAGDTAALEAAIQPDTKMIWVETPTNPLLKLADLTAIAQIAKRHNIISVADNTFASPYIQRPLDLGFDIVVHSATKYLNGHSDVVAGLAVVGNNAELAEQVAFLQNSIGGILDPFSSFLVLRGIRTLALRMERHIDSAEKIARWLEQQPQIEKVYYPGLASHPQHELAKRQMRGFGGMISIVLKGDEDYTCRIIKALQLFTLAESLGGVESLIGQPFTMTHASIPLEKRLAAGITPQLLRISVGIENADDLIADLSQAFENASL comes from the coding sequence ATGGCTAAGTTTGATAGGACTAAGAATAAGATTAAATTTGATACACAAAGCGTTCATGCAGGCTATGTACCTGATCACACTGGTGCAGTGATGCCCGCAATCTATGCCACATCCACTTATGCTCAGCCTGCACCTGGCCAGCATACTGGATATGAATATTCCCGTAGCGGGAATCCGACGCGTGATGCTTTAGAGCGTGCGATTGCTGAATTGGAGAATGGCACACGTGGTTATGCTTTTGGCTCTGGTCTGGCCGCCAGTTCGACCATCCTGGAGCTACTTGATAAAGACAGTCACATCATTGCGGTAGACGATCTTTATGGTGGGACTTACCGACTGTTGGAAAAAGTGCGTCGCCGGACGGCAGGTCTGAGAGTCACTTATATTGAAGCGGGGGATACTGCGGCGTTGGAAGCGGCAATTCAGCCTGATACTAAAATGATTTGGGTGGAAACTCCCACTAACCCACTGCTGAAATTGGCTGACTTAACGGCGATTGCCCAGATTGCTAAGCGGCATAATATTATCAGCGTGGCAGATAACACGTTTGCTTCCCCTTATATTCAGCGTCCGCTTGATTTGGGTTTTGATATTGTTGTGCACTCTGCAACTAAGTACCTGAATGGTCATTCTGATGTTGTCGCTGGCCTTGCGGTGGTGGGAAATAACGCAGAGTTAGCCGAGCAAGTTGCTTTCCTGCAAAATTCCATTGGTGGCATTCTTGATCCGTTCAGTAGTTTCCTTGTTCTGCGTGGTATCCGGACATTAGCGCTGCGCATGGAGCGCCATATTGACAGTGCAGAGAAGATTGCACGTTGGCTTGAACAGCAGCCACAAATTGAGAAAGTGTATTACCCTGGCCTTGCTTCTCATCCTCAGCATGAATTGGCAAAGCGTCAGATGCGAGGTTTTGGTGGCATGATCTCTATCGTACTGAAAGGAGATGAAGATTATACGTGTCGTATTATTAAAGCACTGCAACTGTTCACATTGGCGGAAAGTTTAGGAGGAGTGGAGAGCTTAATTGGTCAGCCATTTACTATGACCCATGCTTCTATTCCGCTGGAAAAGCGTCTGGCTGCCGGAATTACGCCACAACTGCTTCGTATCTCTGTCGGTATTGAAAATGCAGATGATCTGATAGCTGATTTGTCTCAGGCATTTGAAAATGCGAGTTTATAA
- a CDS encoding pyridoxal-phosphate dependent enzyme, which produces MAAPRSVLELIGNTPLLELTHLDTGSCQLFIKLENQNPGGSIKDRVALSMIEQAEKQGLLKSGGTIIEATAGNTGIGLALVAAMKGYKLILVVPDKMSREKIYHLRALGIDVRLTRSDVGKGHPEYYQDYALRLSKEISGAYYIDQFNNSANSAAHLTTTGPEIWQQMEQNVDAVVVGVGSGGTLGGLSQYFKKVSPHTEFVLADPKGSILADYVEHGHYDEAGSWFVEGIGEDFVPPLGDFSQVHHAYRITDAEAFTCARDLLLTEGILAGSSSGTLLAAALRYCRAQTMPKRVVTLACDSGNKYLSKMFNDYWLLEQGLCSQPQENNLSDYITYRYKDGATVSVSPQDTLQIAYSRMRLYDISQLPVIENDQVVGLIDEWDLMHTIQADSRNFSLPVTEAMTNQVHTLNKKASLEQLIATFDAGHVALIVDDDNHFLGLVTRTDVLNAWRQQLN; this is translated from the coding sequence ATGGCAGCACCACGTTCGGTTCTTGAACTGATAGGGAATACACCGCTACTGGAATTGACTCATCTGGATACAGGATCGTGCCAGCTATTCATTAAGTTAGAGAATCAGAATCCGGGCGGATCGATTAAGGATCGTGTTGCACTTTCAATGATTGAACAGGCAGAAAAACAGGGATTGTTAAAATCAGGGGGCACTATTATTGAAGCCACGGCAGGTAATACGGGAATTGGATTGGCGTTGGTTGCCGCCATGAAGGGTTATAAACTCATTTTGGTTGTACCTGATAAGATGAGCAGGGAAAAAATTTATCACCTGCGAGCACTGGGAATCGATGTCCGCCTGACACGCTCTGATGTCGGAAAAGGGCATCCAGAATATTATCAAGACTATGCTCTGCGCCTGTCGAAAGAGATCAGCGGAGCTTATTATATTGATCAATTCAATAATTCTGCAAACTCAGCCGCGCATCTTACTACCACGGGGCCGGAGATTTGGCAGCAGATGGAGCAGAATGTCGATGCTGTGGTAGTGGGGGTCGGTTCTGGCGGGACTCTTGGTGGCTTGAGCCAGTATTTTAAGAAAGTTTCCCCTCATACGGAATTTGTTCTCGCAGATCCTAAAGGTTCTATTCTTGCCGATTATGTTGAGCATGGTCACTATGACGAAGCGGGCAGTTGGTTTGTGGAAGGTATCGGAGAGGATTTTGTCCCGCCTCTTGGCGATTTTTCTCAGGTTCACCATGCTTATCGTATTACCGATGCAGAAGCGTTTACCTGCGCCCGTGATTTACTACTGACAGAAGGGATCTTGGCTGGCTCTTCTTCAGGAACATTGTTAGCGGCGGCGCTACGTTATTGTCGTGCACAAACAATGCCGAAACGTGTAGTGACGTTAGCTTGTGACAGTGGAAACAAATATCTGTCGAAGATGTTTAATGATTACTGGCTATTGGAACAAGGGCTATGTTCACAACCACAAGAAAATAATTTGAGCGATTATATTACTTATCGTTATAAGGATGGTGCAACGGTCTCAGTTTCCCCGCAAGATACCTTGCAGATCGCTTATAGCCGCATGCGCCTGTATGACATTTCACAGTTACCGGTGATTGAGAACGATCAAGTTGTCGGACTCATTGATGAATGGGATCTCATGCATACCATTCAGGCCGATTCACGAAATTTCTCGTTGCCTGTTACTGAAGCGATGACCAATCAGGTTCATACGCTCAATAAAAAAGCGTCACTGGAGCAGTTAATTGCTACTTTTGATGCTGGTCATGTGGCCCTGATTGTTGATGATGACAATCATTTCTTGGGTCTTGTTACTCGTACCGATGTACTGAACGCATGGCGTCAACAACTCAATTAA
- a CDS encoding lipase family protein, whose product MYTYREAANFAAFVLYAAKMNEQYYNNPTPPADPRIEENGWKVIAYLSANDLSFSVTPRKSELPDHVCYGYVAKKVTEKNHFPEEHIIAIRGTDPTILLEDVHDGLINFISPWIRFPRIEVSQGFFSVYDSMKLITIESESHRDYSNLKLAEAIAQFIGINNQFTIVGHSVGAAIASYLMYEIGPITLNHSACLFACPRPGNREFSKHVTQNFSNFAVFNYLDDVIPHLPPKILGYASLDYINEFKPQTNVDISDGPLCSHYLIDYIARLDLDVFKRVTKYGDVDSCINL is encoded by the coding sequence ATGTATACATACAGAGAGGCCGCCAATTTTGCGGCATTCGTGTTATATGCAGCGAAAATGAATGAACAGTACTACAATAATCCAACTCCTCCAGCCGATCCGCGCATTGAAGAAAACGGATGGAAAGTTATAGCCTATCTCTCAGCCAATGATCTGTCTTTCTCAGTAACGCCCAGAAAAAGCGAATTGCCCGATCATGTCTGTTATGGCTATGTGGCAAAAAAAGTGACCGAAAAAAACCATTTTCCAGAAGAACATATTATTGCCATACGTGGAACCGATCCCACCATTTTGCTAGAAGATGTCCATGATGGACTGATTAATTTTATATCACCGTGGATCCGCTTCCCCAGGATAGAAGTCAGCCAGGGGTTTTTTAGCGTCTACGACTCCATGAAGCTGATTACCATTGAATCTGAATCTCACCGTGATTACAGCAATCTCAAATTAGCTGAAGCGATTGCTCAATTTATAGGGATAAATAATCAATTCACTATCGTCGGTCACAGTGTTGGCGCAGCAATTGCATCCTATTTGATGTATGAAATTGGCCCTATAACCCTCAATCACTCAGCCTGCTTATTTGCCTGCCCAAGACCAGGAAACAGAGAATTCTCCAAACACGTTACCCAAAACTTTAGCAATTTTGCGGTGTTCAACTATCTCGATGATGTCATACCTCATCTGCCCCCTAAAATCTTGGGATATGCCTCATTGGACTATATCAACGAGTTTAAACCTCAAACCAATGTAGATATTTCAGATGGGCCGTTATGTAGCCACTATTTAATCGACTACATTGCCAGATTAGATTTAGATGTGTTCAAAAGAGTCACAAAATACGGTGATGTTGATTCCTGTATTAATTTATAG
- a CDS encoding membrane-associated Zn-dependent protease 1 gives MKWRGYTYSVILMASSLFSPALWAKGEAHLLFHMGLGASGKFFVGGTLQNKGDQPVAGGYLAILPLNAKCEPDTLTVYSFEPLASGEKKEFRIPINIPLSSYHLIGFGAYDDMGFPLPAIDETAKIIQEREPSERKACQSARTLTSAN, from the coding sequence ATGAAATGGCGTGGTTACACATACAGTGTAATATTAATGGCAAGCAGCCTATTTTCCCCTGCATTATGGGCAAAAGGGGAAGCGCATTTGTTATTCCACATGGGATTGGGAGCCAGCGGTAAATTCTTTGTGGGTGGTACACTGCAAAATAAAGGCGACCAGCCTGTGGCGGGGGGGTATCTGGCCATTTTACCTCTTAATGCTAAATGTGAGCCAGATACACTGACAGTGTACTCATTTGAACCATTGGCGTCAGGGGAAAAGAAAGAATTTCGTATCCCGATAAATATCCCACTAAGTAGTTATCATTTGATTGGTTTTGGTGCCTATGATGATATGGGCTTTCCTCTTCCCGCCATAGATGAAACAGCAAAAATCATTCAAGAGCGTGAACCCAGTGAGCGCAAAGCATGTCAATCAGCCCGAACACTAACATCAGCCAATTAG
- a CDS encoding O-methyltransferase, whose amino-acid sequence MSYNAQLTTLQPQWTEVDDYLKQALLPKSLHLEQTLEYMVTQGLPAINVSALQGQFLMMMVQISGAKRILEIGTLGGYSAQYMAKGLPDDGILFTLEKDPRVAEVAQYNIERAQLAHKIKIIVGEASETLQTLSSEVPFDLIFIDADKQNSPLYLDWAVKLGRPGSIIIMDNMIREGEIVHEQRSESVEGVRQALDKMSNYPELTVTALQTVGEKGWDGFALLRINTDGKITQ is encoded by the coding sequence GTGAGTTACAACGCACAGCTAACAACGCTCCAGCCACAGTGGACAGAAGTTGACGATTACCTTAAACAAGCCTTGTTACCTAAATCTCTGCACCTTGAACAAACTCTTGAATATATGGTCACTCAAGGCTTACCAGCCATTAATGTCTCTGCGCTGCAAGGGCAGTTTTTGATGATGATGGTACAAATTAGTGGCGCAAAGCGTATTCTCGAAATTGGCACATTGGGAGGATATAGCGCCCAATACATGGCAAAGGGATTGCCTGATGATGGGATCCTATTCACATTGGAAAAAGATCCCCGCGTAGCCGAAGTAGCCCAGTACAATATTGAAAGAGCGCAGCTTGCCCACAAAATCAAAATTATCGTGGGAGAAGCCAGCGAAACCTTGCAGACGCTAAGTTCTGAGGTTCCCTTTGATTTGATTTTTATTGATGCTGATAAACAAAACAGTCCATTGTATCTGGATTGGGCTGTCAAGTTGGGTCGTCCGGGAAGCATTATCATCATGGATAATATGATCCGCGAAGGCGAAATTGTACATGAGCAGCGGAGTGAGTCGGTCGAAGGTGTGCGTCAGGCATTGGATAAAATGTCCAATTACCCTGAACTGACTGTTACGGCTTTACAGACTGTGGGGGAAAAAGGTTGGGATGGGTTTGCATTATTACGGATCAATACGGATGGAAAAATCACGCAATAA
- the galK gene encoding galactokinase, whose protein sequence is MKTLIQNVTESFEACFNYSPTHFFQAPGRVNLIGEHTDYNSGFVLPCAINFQTVVAAAKRGDMRVRVIAVDYHNQCDEFDLCQPILFQPEKIWANYIRGVVNSLVESGYAFGGMDLVISGNIPQGAGLSSSASLEVVVGQTIKSLYQLDISPKMIALSGQQAENQFVGCNSGIMDQLISACGEEDHALLIDCLTLTTRSIRMPDQVVVMIINSNKQRGLVDSEYNLRRQQCEEAAHLLGVKTLRDITLEDFNANQTLLDTLLAKRARHVISENLRTKLAADALNAGDLFLLGQLMAASHISMRDDFDITVREIDVLVAIVKDVIGDHGGVRMTGGGFGGCVVALVLPDLVKSVERAIEQQYKAKTGLKADIYLCQATKGASQLE, encoded by the coding sequence ATGAAAACTTTAATCCAAAACGTCACTGAATCTTTTGAGGCGTGCTTTAATTATTCTCCAACGCATTTTTTTCAGGCGCCGGGGCGGGTGAATCTTATCGGTGAGCATACGGATTACAACAGTGGTTTTGTCTTGCCTTGTGCGATTAATTTCCAGACAGTAGTTGCCGCCGCTAAGCGTGGGGATATGCGTGTCAGAGTGATAGCTGTTGATTATCATAATCAGTGTGATGAATTTGATCTTTGCCAACCCATTCTCTTTCAGCCAGAAAAAATATGGGCGAATTACATCCGTGGTGTGGTGAACTCTTTGGTGGAGAGTGGTTATGCATTTGGTGGTATGGATCTCGTCATTAGTGGCAATATTCCACAAGGTGCGGGTTTGAGTTCATCTGCGTCATTGGAAGTCGTGGTTGGGCAAACCATTAAGTCGCTTTATCAACTCGATATTAGCCCCAAAATGATTGCATTGAGCGGGCAGCAAGCAGAAAACCAATTTGTCGGTTGCAATTCTGGCATTATGGATCAGTTAATCTCTGCTTGTGGCGAAGAGGATCACGCTTTGTTGATCGATTGCCTCACGTTGACAACACGATCTATACGTATGCCTGATCAAGTGGTTGTGATGATAATCAATTCTAATAAACAGCGTGGCCTGGTGGATAGCGAATACAACCTACGCAGACAGCAATGTGAAGAAGCCGCTCATTTGTTGGGAGTGAAAACATTGCGTGATATCACTCTTGAGGATTTCAATGCTAATCAAACGTTACTCGATACATTGCTCGCCAAACGGGCTCGCCATGTGATCAGTGAAAATTTGCGGACTAAATTGGCGGCTGATGCTTTAAATGCTGGTGATTTATTTCTCCTTGGTCAGCTTATGGCTGCATCTCATATTTCCATGCGTGATGATTTTGACATTACTGTCCGTGAAATAGATGTGCTGGTGGCGATTGTTAAAGATGTGATTGGCGATCACGGCGGTGTCCGTATGACAGGGGGTGGTTTTGGTGGTTGTGTGGTGGCGTTGGTTCTTCCTGATTTGGTGAAAAGTGTCGAAAGGGCGATTGAGCAACAATACAAGGCTAAAACAGGTTTAAAAGCGGATATCTATCTTTGTCAGGCCACAAAAGGTGCAAGCCAACTGGAATAA
- a CDS encoding UDP-glucose--hexose-1-phosphate uridylyltransferase: MSKMRFNSADCPHRRYNPLTGKWIIVSPHRTERPWSGIDEKPLHVALPSYDEHCFLCPNNTRASGNSNPDYQDVYIFQNDYSALLPERFDISPTDNPLFKIEPVSGVCRVLCFSPDHSKTLPELPLEQIRHVIDAWNAQIEELSQRYIWIQVFENKGEMMGCSQPHPHGQIWASDFLPDELARKDELLRQYYCQQGTSLLVDYLEAECKDGARTVVETEYWLAVVPYWAVWPFETMLLPKNPIRRMSELTEAQRDDLAVAMKKLTSRYDNLFQCAFPYSMGWHFAPFFEHQCDDNAISHKHNIDHWQLHALFYPPLLRSSSVRKFMVGYEMLAAAQRDLTPEQAAQRLRDVSDIHFKLR, translated from the coding sequence ATGTCAAAGATGCGATTCAATTCTGCTGATTGTCCACATAGACGATATAACCCTTTGACGGGTAAGTGGATTATTGTTTCACCACACCGAACTGAACGACCGTGGAGTGGCATTGATGAAAAACCACTTCACGTTGCCTTGCCAAGTTACGATGAACACTGTTTTTTATGCCCGAATAATACCCGTGCTTCAGGTAATAGTAATCCAGATTATCAGGACGTTTATATATTCCAGAATGATTATTCTGCCTTGCTACCGGAGCGCTTTGATATTAGTCCTACCGATAACCCATTATTTAAAATTGAGCCAGTGAGTGGCGTTTGTCGGGTTCTCTGTTTTTCTCCTGATCACAGCAAGACATTGCCGGAGCTGCCATTGGAGCAAATCCGTCATGTGATTGATGCATGGAATGCGCAGATTGAGGAGTTGAGCCAGCGTTATATTTGGATTCAGGTTTTTGAGAATAAAGGAGAAATGATGGGATGTTCTCAACCCCATCCTCATGGACAGATTTGGGCCAGTGATTTCCTGCCTGATGAGCTGGCACGTAAAGATGAACTATTGCGGCAATATTATTGTCAGCAAGGAACTAGTTTATTGGTGGATTATCTTGAAGCTGAGTGCAAAGATGGCGCACGTACGGTAGTGGAAACCGAATATTGGCTTGCGGTTGTACCTTATTGGGCGGTATGGCCGTTTGAAACGATGCTATTGCCGAAAAATCCTATCCGCCGCATGAGTGAACTGACGGAAGCACAACGTGATGACCTGGCAGTGGCGATGAAAAAATTGACCAGTCGCTATGATAATCTGTTTCAGTGTGCTTTTCCCTATTCAATGGGCTGGCATTTTGCTCCTTTCTTCGAGCATCAATGCGATGACAATGCCATATCACACAAACACAATATTGATCACTGGCAATTACATGCACTGTTTTACCCGCCGTTATTACGTTCATCCAGCGTCCGTAAGTTTATGGTGGGTTATGAGATGTTGGCGGCAGCTCAGCGTGATTTAACGCCAGAACAGGCCGCCCAACGGTTACGGGATGTCAGCGACATTCATTTTAAGCTACGCTGA
- the galE gene encoding UDP-glucose 4-epimerase GalE, with protein sequence MEILVTGGMGYIGSHTCVQMIEAGMTPIIIDNLCNANREVLARIEALTGIQPLFYEGDIRDESFLDAIFSRHQIQAVIHFAGLKAVGESVAKPIEYYDNNVNGTLVLVRSMRKAGVKSIIFSSSATVYGDPDVVPITEQSAVGNTTNPYGTSKYMVERCLSDLQHAENDWSVVLLRYFNPVGAHPSGTMGEDPQGVPNNLMPYIAQVAVGRREKLSVYGNDYPTTDGTGVRDYIHVMDLADGHVAALNAVGKKAGLHIYNLGTGKGTSVLEMVEAFSHACGKPVPYEICPRRPGDIAECWSSPAKAERELGWKANRTIVEMTADAWRWQSQNPNGYKAK encoded by the coding sequence GTGGAAATATTAGTGACGGGTGGGATGGGATATATCGGTAGCCATACTTGTGTTCAAATGATTGAAGCTGGAATGACGCCGATCATCATCGATAACTTGTGTAATGCCAATCGTGAAGTGCTGGCTCGCATTGAGGCATTAACGGGGATACAGCCACTGTTTTATGAAGGAGATATTCGTGATGAATCCTTCCTTGATGCTATTTTTTCCCGTCATCAAATTCAGGCAGTGATTCATTTTGCAGGTTTGAAAGCGGTTGGTGAATCTGTCGCTAAACCTATCGAATATTATGACAATAATGTCAATGGAACGCTGGTGCTGGTGCGTAGCATGCGTAAAGCGGGTGTAAAAAGCATTATTTTCAGCTCATCTGCGACGGTATATGGTGATCCGGACGTTGTGCCTATTACTGAACAGTCTGCGGTAGGTAATACCACTAACCCTTATGGCACCAGTAAGTATATGGTTGAACGCTGTCTGTCGGATCTCCAGCATGCAGAAAATGATTGGTCTGTGGTGCTATTGCGCTATTTTAATCCAGTTGGTGCTCACCCTTCTGGCACGATGGGGGAAGATCCTCAGGGAGTTCCCAACAATTTGATGCCTTATATTGCCCAGGTTGCGGTAGGTCGTCGGGAAAAATTGTCTGTGTATGGAAATGATTATCCAACAACCGACGGTACTGGCGTACGTGATTATATCCATGTTATGGATTTGGCTGACGGGCATGTCGCTGCCTTAAATGCCGTTGGTAAGAAAGCGGGACTGCATATTTACAATTTGGGTACAGGTAAGGGCACCAGCGTACTGGAAATGGTAGAAGCTTTCAGTCATGCTTGCGGCAAACCAGTGCCTTATGAAATTTGTCCACGTCGTCCGGGAGATATTGCAGAATGTTGGTCAAGCCCGGCGAAAGCCGAGCGAGAACTAGGCTGGAAAGCAAACCGAACTATCGTAGAAATGACCGCTGATGCCTGGCGTTGGCAGTCTCAAAATCCCAATGGCTACAAAGCGAAGTAA
- the tssD gene encoding type VI secretion system tube protein TssD, whose translation MSAGYSTPESIGNRYQADWEDEIQVLSVSHSVSHDQNAHHHPVSFTKPIHKSSPLLAMAIDGNEVRWL comes from the coding sequence ATTTCAGCCGGATATTCAACGCCCGAATCAATTGGAAACCGATATCAAGCAGACTGGGAAGATGAAATACAGGTATTGAGTGTCAGCCATTCAGTAAGTCATGACCAGAATGCACATCATCACCCTGTCAGCTTTACCAAGCCTATTCATAAATCCTCGCCATTATTAGCAATGGCGATTGACGGAAACGAGGTACGATGGCTATAA
- a CDS encoding cysteine hydrolase family protein — translation MNSPKTLLEISGAPKKNLDWNKAALVLIDFQREYSDGVLQLGEQGQEAITNAAKLLAYARKNNVPIFHVVHHAKPGSVVFDPNTNNTNLIKDVEANNEEEVITKSLPSSFYNTELCDLLSLTSRKQLVLAGFMSHMCVTATAIKALELGYENFVCADACASRDLKYIDGSLVKAESVHKAAMAALNDRYATLINCSDVID, via the coding sequence ATGAATTCACCAAAAACGTTACTAGAAATTTCTGGAGCACCAAAAAAGAATCTTGATTGGAATAAAGCAGCGCTCGTATTAATTGATTTTCAGAGAGAATATTCCGATGGTGTTTTGCAATTGGGCGAACAAGGCCAAGAAGCTATTACAAACGCAGCTAAACTATTAGCGTATGCCAGAAAAAACAATGTTCCTATTTTTCATGTTGTACATCATGCCAAACCTGGCTCTGTGGTGTTTGATCCCAACACCAATAATACAAATTTGATTAAGGATGTCGAAGCAAATAACGAGGAAGAGGTTATCACAAAATCATTACCTAGCTCATTTTACAACACAGAATTGTGTGACCTATTGTCACTAACAAGCCGTAAGCAGCTAGTGTTAGCTGGTTTTATGAGTCATATGTGTGTCACCGCTACCGCCATAAAAGCGTTAGAGTTAGGATACGAAAACTTTGTCTGCGCTGATGCTTGTGCTAGCCGTGACTTGAAATATATTGATGGCTCTCTGGTTAAAGCAGAATCAGTGCATAAAGCTGCAATGGCTGCTTTGAACGATAGATATGCAACCTTGATCAATTGTTCTGATGTGATCGACTAA